The window CACACCACGGTCGTCCACAATCTGCCGACCGATAACAGCGACCTTGGGCCCGATGCCGAATTCGGCGTCACGATGCGGGCCGCGCGGCGCGCCAGCCGCAGCGGCGGCCGCGACGCCATGATCGTGATCAAGTCGCAGGCGGCCTCGAACAACGCGATCACCGTGATCATGCGCGATATCGCGACCAGCGACGCACGCGAAATGGCTGCCAGCATCGAGGCCGTCACCGGCGCGTTCGCCGCCGATTGCGGAGGGTTCGGCCGGCTCGAGCTCGCGCTTTGCCCCTGGCAGGACGATATCCGCGCGGCAAAATCGGCAGCCGCCAGCGCGAACAGCCGGATCATCGAGATTGCGCCCTGGCAGGCATTGCCGGCCGATCTGTTCCGCACCGTGGGTCAGTCCCACGATGCCGGCAGCGTCGTCGTCATGGCCGGGCAGCGCGGCTGATCAACGGTACAATAACCAGGCAAGAGAAGGACATCGACATCATGAAGACCATCATCCTTCTCACCGGCGTCGCCAACCAGCAATTCGCGCTCACCGAGCTGTTGAAGGCGCACAATCCGGCGCTGTCGTTCCGCTGCGCGGTGACGGCCGAGGACCTCGCGGCGATCGAACCCGAGGTGTTGTGCGAGGCCCGGCTGCTGGCGTTCACCACCAGCGTCATCGTGCCTGAAAGCATCCTGGCGGCGCTCGGCCATGGCGCCTACAATTTCCACCCGGGCCCACCGCAATATCCCGGCTGGGCGCCGGCACATTTCGCACTCTATGACGGTGCGCGCACGTTCGGCGCGACAGCCCATCTGATGGCCGCGCGGGTCGATTCCGGTCCGATCGTCGGGGTCGAGGCCTTCATCATTCCTGACAAGATCAGCGTGCGCGGGCTCGAGCAAATTGCCTATGTGCGGCTTGCTTATCTGTTCTGGCGGATGTCGCGCGATCTCGCTCGCGATCCCTCGCCGCTGCAGGAACTGGAAATCGCCTGGTGCGGCATCAAGAGCACCCGCCAAATGTACCGCGACATGTGCGAGCTTCCCGCCGGCATCAGTGCCGGCGAACTGGCTCGCCGAATCCGCGCCTTCCACGACGACTTCCGCGCTATCCCGCTAACCATCTCCGTGCACGGCATCCGCTTCCAGCTGGCGACGACCGCCATGCAGACACCCGAGGCACCGCAGGTGGCATCGCCGCCGCTCGCGGCGGCGTCATGAAGGGCGACGAGACCAGGTTGAAGCGTCATCGCGCTTGATCCTTTCGGAACGCCGCTTCGCACTTCTCCGGGTCATGCTCTAATGCCGCCAGGGTTCACCCTGTGGATCGGCAAGCATTCCGTTCAGGAGCGCTTCGGCCCGATGTAGCAGCGGCTTCGTTCCACTGCTCGATGCAATCGCAATTGCCGCGCGCAACTTGTGCAGAATGGAAGTCCTGTCGTTCTCATTAGACGCCGGCGATACCGCCGCCTCTCCGAACAACGCCTCGGCTTCCAGACCGGAAAAGCCCTGCTGCCGCGCGGTATTTCGCGCCTCTCGCAGCATGTTCAACGCGGCTGGCGCATCGCCGAGCCGGCTCAGAGCCAGTGCCAGATAGATCGAGGTACGCAGCACGATCGAGGTATAGCTCACCGACCTGGCTACCTCTCGGGC of the Bradyrhizobium quebecense genome contains:
- a CDS encoding formyltransferase family protein — its product is MMKTIILLTGVANQQFALTELLKAHNPALSFRCAVTAEDLAAIEPEVLCEARLLAFTTSVIVPESILAALGHGAYNFHPGPPQYPGWAPAHFALYDGARTFGATAHLMAARVDSGPIVGVEAFIIPDKISVRGLEQIAYVRLAYLFWRMSRDLARDPSPLQELEIAWCGIKSTRQMYRDMCELPAGISAGELARRIRAFHDDFRAIPLTISVHGIRFQLATTAMQTPEAPQVASPPLAAAS